One Ignavibacteria bacterium DNA segment encodes these proteins:
- a CDS encoding T9SS type A sorting domain-containing protein has translation MKKQIISLVLFILTAAAVNTVSSQQLNFPLDTLIKDSNYNYRSLIKFDSQGYLHLVNSSQFSTQSNTREIFYWTNKSGTFVPTKLTNNSIDDNYAIHDFDRNGKVHIGWERRDAGNNFQLIYSNNRNDSNVFIEPIWITTGGVNKATPFMCAGKNDSLVHFVYYTFVNSVVDYAYYRNYNYVTGVLSQEYQMGIAETGSENDIECVADTNGVVHIVYTTNSSASSPYALKYYTFSNGVLTERPTGINSNAEYPSICLDPKTNSVHVIYRHTSERRVYLLTRNSEGVFSTPYAVTAAGLGYPSYWRGFDVDETGRIYFTFQNSNATAPKGFFLVHGLPGATFSDPILIWEDAVNYLGKGSSSVTAKGNGDIAIAFDPTASRFGTVASDIFIKKGILTISGIEENPGMVSVYSLKQNYPNPFNSTTTFEFQIPKQSMIKISVYDIRGNEVDVIVNKEMQMGIYKYNYNAGKLSSGVYFLKLQVNNFVETRKMMLLE, from the coding sequence ATGAAAAAACAAATCATCAGCTTAGTGCTATTCATCTTAACAGCAGCTGCTGTGAACACAGTTTCCTCTCAACAGTTGAATTTCCCACTTGATACGTTGATAAAGGATTCGAATTACAATTACAGAAGTTTGATAAAATTCGATAGTCAGGGGTATTTACATTTGGTGAACTCTTCGCAGTTCAGCACACAGAGCAATACGAGGGAGATATTTTACTGGACGAATAAATCCGGTACATTTGTGCCAACGAAGTTAACGAACAATTCGATTGATGACAATTATGCGATACATGATTTTGACAGGAACGGGAAAGTTCATATAGGATGGGAGCGCAGGGATGCAGGTAATAACTTTCAGCTTATTTATTCAAATAACAGAAACGATTCTAATGTCTTTATTGAGCCGATATGGATAACGACGGGCGGAGTGAATAAGGCAACGCCATTTATGTGTGCGGGAAAGAATGACAGTCTCGTGCATTTTGTATATTATACGTTTGTGAACAGCGTTGTCGATTATGCATATTACAGGAATTATAATTACGTTACAGGAGTTTTAAGTCAAGAATATCAGATGGGGATTGCAGAAACCGGAAGCGAGAATGATATTGAATGTGTTGCTGATACAAACGGAGTAGTTCATATTGTATATACGACTAACAGTTCAGCATCATCTCCTTATGCATTGAAGTATTACACATTCAGCAACGGTGTGCTGACAGAGCGGCCGACAGGTATTAACAGCAATGCTGAATATCCGAGTATTTGTCTTGACCCAAAGACGAATTCAGTTCATGTTATTTACAGGCATACATCGGAAAGGCGTGTATATTTATTGACAAGGAATTCAGAGGGAGTTTTTTCGACTCCTTATGCTGTGACGGCGGCAGGGTTGGGGTATCCGAGTTACTGGAGGGGATTTGATGTTGATGAGACTGGGAGAATATATTTTACATTTCAAAATAGCAATGCGACTGCACCGAAAGGATTTTTCCTTGTTCATGGACTTCCCGGAGCGACGTTTAGCGATCCGATTCTTATATGGGAGGATGCGGTGAACTATTTAGGTAAAGGGTCTTCATCGGTTACGGCGAAAGGAAACGGGGATATAGCGATTGCATTTGATCCGACGGCTTCGAGGTTTGGAACGGTTGCATCGGATATATTTATTAAGAAGGGGATATTGACTATATCGGGAATAGAAGAGAATCCGGGTATGGTGAGCGTTTACAGTTTGAAGCAGAATTATCCGAATCCGTTTAATTCAACAACTACATTTGAATTTCAAATACCAAAGCAATCGATGATTAAGATTTCAGTTTATGATATACGGGGGAATGAAGTTGATGTAATAGTTAATAAAGAGATGCAGATGGGAATTTATAAATACAATTATAATGCGGGGAAGTTATCGAGCGGCGTATATTTTCTTAAATTACAGGTGAATAATTTCGTGGAAACAAGAAAAATGATGCTTTTGGAATAG
- a CDS encoding biopolymer transporter Tol, with amino-acid sequence MINRREKFSFFYITLALLCLFSGSAFSQFDSHPEEDWFTIETKHFTVTYHTGAERTAQIIAKIAEEVYGPITDLYQFPLKDKVNFVVNDLSDVANGATDYFGNRIEIFASALDFELRGTHNWLRNVITHEFTHMVQLQASLKFTKNMPAIYLQFIDYENERRPDVLYGYPNAIISYPISGVGVPAWFAEGTAQYQRQQLGYDYWDANRDMILRSYALDNNMLTWNEMGQFSSITSLKAESIYNSGYALTQYIARVYGEDKLKKITKSLGDFTNFSVDKAIREHLGKDGSDLYNEWKAFLQKDYAERIADVKSTQMDGQIIHLEGFANFYPKISPDSKKIAYLTNSTYDYATTQLIVLDLNTQEKDVVDAPVASNYAWSNDGKKIIYAKRNSPPSIGDAVLFDIYEYDFDVKKERRLSENLRAFSPSYSPDGSKILYISGSDGTLNLFVADKNLNNKKQITFFKNGEQIYNPVFHADGKTAVFDFSHTEARKIAKVDVESGNMEFIFDSEVIDFRTPVVSSDSAKMYFSSNETGIFNIYSYDFSTKAVKQITNVIGGAFMPSIDNKGNIAFTTYKSDGFKIAYLKNFLEKNKSDFGHYKAPDKLVPKYSSLDTTGGKENKYDWKYLRNFNDDDVKKLESKNYKSIFNQLSIFPVLRFDNYTKDNNFLDAIKPGIYLYSDELMTRFSIFGGFAINRKAERDIFLEFTYNNGFPIGQKFFAKNLSFEPKFTLAGYNITRKTDALLYAGVDTLSVGVAYDLLEFELAMDFKLINYNHDFRITYGISKYASSINNFYLPSSGIAVSASSQDYFRAQRISLDYKYEKSFYNKNSDINPAGRKINLRYEYEASSINPELLVDDQGNVSTIFTHNNLHKIEGVWSEGIYLFRNHSLNMKLRGAAILGKPVDSFYDFYAGGMIGMRGYPFFSLGGGRVAQANLTYRFPLISRIDTRISPLYLDKLYLSLFADYGDAWYGTAPQLNEFKKDIGFELRLQAFSSYVFPTSIFFSMAYGLDSFTKRFQGTDVTYGKEVIYYFGMLFGFDM; translated from the coding sequence ATGATTAATAGAAGAGAAAAATTTTCTTTCTTTTACATTACTTTAGCATTATTGTGCCTTTTCTCAGGTTCTGCATTCTCGCAGTTTGATTCTCATCCTGAAGAAGATTGGTTCACGATAGAAACTAAGCACTTTACTGTCACCTACCATACAGGTGCGGAAAGAACTGCTCAGATTATTGCTAAAATTGCAGAAGAAGTTTACGGTCCGATTACAGATTTATACCAGTTTCCCCTTAAAGATAAAGTCAATTTTGTCGTTAACGACCTTTCTGACGTCGCTAACGGTGCTACTGATTACTTTGGAAACAGAATTGAAATTTTTGCTTCCGCTCTCGATTTCGAACTTAGAGGTACCCATAATTGGCTCAGAAATGTCATAACGCATGAATTCACTCACATGGTTCAGCTGCAGGCATCTCTGAAGTTCACGAAAAATATGCCCGCTATTTACCTCCAGTTTATCGATTATGAAAACGAAAGACGACCCGACGTGCTTTACGGTTATCCTAATGCTATTATTTCTTATCCTATTTCAGGAGTCGGTGTTCCTGCATGGTTTGCCGAAGGTACAGCTCAGTACCAGCGTCAGCAATTGGGCTACGATTACTGGGATGCAAACAGGGATATGATTCTTAGAAGTTACGCTCTTGATAATAATATGCTGACATGGAATGAAATGGGACAGTTTTCTTCAATCACAAGCTTAAAAGCCGAATCTATATACAACTCCGGCTATGCTTTAACTCAATACATCGCAAGAGTTTACGGCGAAGATAAACTTAAAAAGATTACCAAAAGCCTCGGCGACTTCACTAACTTCAGCGTTGATAAAGCTATCAGAGAACACCTCGGTAAGGATGGCTCTGACCTTTATAATGAATGGAAAGCTTTTCTACAAAAAGATTACGCTGAAAGAATTGCCGACGTGAAGAGTACCCAAATGGACGGTCAGATAATACATCTTGAAGGCTTTGCAAACTTTTATCCTAAAATTTCTCCTGACAGTAAGAAGATTGCTTACTTGACTAACAGTACTTACGATTATGCTACTACACAGCTTATTGTTCTCGACCTTAATACACAGGAAAAAGACGTTGTTGACGCTCCCGTCGCTTCTAATTATGCCTGGTCGAATGACGGTAAGAAAATTATTTATGCCAAAAGAAACTCTCCGCCATCTATCGGCGATGCAGTGCTCTTCGATATCTATGAATACGATTTTGACGTAAAGAAAGAAAGAAGACTCTCGGAAAATTTAAGAGCTTTCTCACCTTCTTATTCCCCCGACGGCTCAAAGATTCTTTATATCAGCGGAAGCGATGGTACTCTTAACCTTTTCGTGGCTGATAAAAATCTTAACAATAAAAAACAGATTACATTCTTTAAAAACGGCGAACAGATTTATAATCCTGTATTTCATGCCGACGGTAAAACTGCTGTATTTGATTTCTCTCATACTGAAGCCAGAAAAATTGCTAAGGTTGACGTTGAATCCGGTAATATGGAATTCATATTCGACTCAGAAGTTATTGATTTTAGAACCCCGGTGGTTTCGTCCGACAGTGCTAAAATGTACTTCTCATCCAACGAAACCGGTATATTTAATATTTATTCCTACGATTTTTCAACCAAAGCCGTAAAACAAATTACTAATGTTATCGGCGGTGCTTTCATGCCTTCAATCGATAATAAAGGAAACATTGCATTCACTACATACAAATCCGACGGTTTTAAGATTGCTTATCTCAAAAACTTTTTGGAAAAGAATAAAAGCGATTTCGGCCACTATAAAGCTCCCGATAAGCTCGTTCCTAAGTATTCATCACTCGATACTACTGGCGGGAAAGAAAATAAATACGACTGGAAATACCTTCGTAATTTTAACGATGATGACGTCAAGAAACTTGAAAGCAAAAACTATAAGAGCATCTTTAATCAGCTTTCAATATTTCCTGTTCTCAGATTCGATAACTACACAAAGGATAATAACTTTCTTGACGCTATTAAACCCGGTATTTATCTTTATTCCGACGAATTAATGACAAGATTTTCCATCTTCGGTGGCTTTGCAATTAACAGAAAAGCTGAACGAGATATTTTCCTCGAATTTACTTACAACAACGGCTTCCCTATCGGACAGAAGTTCTTTGCTAAAAATCTAAGCTTCGAACCTAAGTTCACTCTCGCAGGTTATAACATTACTCGTAAAACGGATGCTTTACTCTATGCAGGAGTCGATACTCTCAGCGTCGGTGTTGCTTACGACTTGCTCGAATTCGAACTCGCTATGGACTTCAAACTCATTAATTATAATCACGATTTCAGGATTACATACGGCATCTCAAAATACGCTTCGAGCATAAACAATTTCTACCTCCCAAGCAGCGGTATTGCTGTCAGTGCCTCTTCTCAGGACTATTTCAGAGCTCAGCGTATTTCCCTCGACTATAAATACGAAAAGAGTTTTTATAACAAAAATTCTGATATCAACCCGGCAGGAAGAAAAATTAACCTTAGATACGAATACGAAGCAAGCAGCATTAATCCTGAACTTCTCGTTGACGACCAGGGAAATGTATCGACAATCTTTACTCATAATAATCTCCACAAAATTGAAGGTGTATGGTCTGAAGGTATTTATCTCTTCAGAAATCATTCCCTGAACATGAAACTTCGCGGTGCCGCAATACTCGGCAAACCCGTAGATAGTTTTTATGATTTCTATGCAGGCGGTATGATTGGAATGAGAGGTTACCCGTTTTTCTCACTAGGTGGCGGAAGAGTTGCACAGGCTAACCTTACGTATAGATTTCCTCTTATTTCAAGAATCGATACAAGGATATCACCGCTTTACCTCGATAAACTATATCTTTCGCTGTTTGCTGACTACGGCGATGCTTGGTACGGAACCGCCCCTCAGCTTAACGAATTTAAAAAAGACATCGGATTCGAACTCAGACTGCAGGCGTTCTCGTCTTACGTATTCCCGACAAGTATTTTCTTCAGCATGGCTTACGGTCTTGATAGCTTCACAAAACGCTTTCAGGGTACTGACGTAACATACGGCAAAGAAGTAATTTACTATTTCGGTATGCTCTTCGGCTTCGATATGTAA
- a CDS encoding archaemetzincin family Zn-dependent metalloprotease translates to MNLTILPLKFANLQLLEELKLRLSLHFNSIEVLNTYIDIEETYNIQRQQYYSTNIIETVKKVYSETEGYVLILTEKDLFVPVLTHIYGEAELRGRYSIVSTCRLHEEFYTSERNPELLLERTFKEIMHELGHNFGLLHCKDWQCVMHSSSGVEEVDLKSNLYCDDCKIKLNSIEINL, encoded by the coding sequence ATGAATCTGACGATACTACCGCTGAAGTTCGCAAATCTTCAGTTACTTGAAGAACTAAAGCTTCGTTTAAGTTTACATTTTAATTCGATAGAAGTATTGAACACGTATATTGATATAGAAGAAACATACAACATTCAAAGGCAGCAGTATTATTCAACGAATATAATTGAAACTGTAAAGAAAGTGTATTCAGAAACTGAGGGATACGTTTTAATACTCACGGAGAAGGACTTATTTGTACCTGTTCTGACTCACATATACGGTGAGGCAGAACTCAGGGGAAGATACTCAATTGTAAGCACATGCAGGCTTCACGAGGAATTTTATACTTCAGAAAGGAATCCTGAGCTTCTGCTTGAAAGGACATTCAAAGAAATCATGCATGAGCTTGGGCACAACTTTGGCTTACTTCACTGCAAGGACTGGCAGTGCGTAATGCATTCTTCAAGCGGTGTAGAAGAGGTTGATTTAAAAAGTAATTTATATTGCGATGATTGTAAAATTAAATTAAATTCTATAGAAATAAATTTATAG
- a CDS encoding sigma-54 dependent transcriptional regulator, translated as MEHKLIIVDDERIVRESLKHWFEEEGYIIDTAENGNEALQKFSVNKYDLALLDMKMPGMTGLELLKKIREIDENCVSILITAFASVPSAIQALKDGAYDYVTKPIDPDELNNIVKNALESVKLKTENKKLKGRLEDMTVPENLVGESPQMKRITELIRTVSDSDSTVLIRGESGTGKELVAKAIHANSRRKYFPIITVNCGALSESLLESELFGHEKGAFTGAHFRRKGKFEIANGGTIFLDEIGSISQKTQVDLLRVIETKKFSRVGGNDLVESDFRLITATNEQLEKLMEEGKFRKDLYYRLNVITIILPPLRERKDDISLLANYFLKKYSELMNKNITGFTDEAMDFLLKYDFPGNVRELENTIERAIVIGKGRIIQLEDLSLEINGDAYGFEDDSVGSLEDVEKKYIIKVLGENKWNISKSAEILGVERVTLYNKINKYGLRKLK; from the coding sequence ATGGAGCACAAATTAATAATTGTAGACGACGAGAGAATAGTAAGAGAATCTCTGAAGCATTGGTTCGAGGAGGAAGGTTATATTATCGACACAGCAGAAAACGGCAACGAAGCACTTCAAAAATTCTCAGTAAATAAATATGATCTCGCATTACTGGATATGAAGATGCCAGGAATGACCGGTCTTGAGCTTTTGAAGAAAATCCGAGAGATAGATGAAAATTGTGTATCGATATTGATTACCGCATTTGCTTCAGTCCCGTCTGCCATACAGGCATTAAAGGATGGAGCATACGATTATGTTACGAAACCAATAGATCCTGATGAGCTCAATAACATTGTTAAGAATGCACTGGAAAGTGTTAAGCTAAAGACGGAAAACAAGAAACTAAAAGGACGACTTGAAGATATGACTGTACCTGAGAATCTGGTCGGGGAAAGTCCACAAATGAAAAGGATAACAGAACTTATAAGAACAGTTTCAGATTCGGATTCAACAGTATTAATAAGGGGAGAGAGCGGTACGGGTAAGGAGCTTGTAGCAAAGGCGATACACGCAAACAGCAGAAGAAAATATTTCCCGATAATAACGGTAAACTGCGGAGCGCTCTCAGAATCATTACTTGAAAGCGAACTATTCGGCCATGAAAAAGGAGCGTTTACGGGTGCTCATTTCAGAAGAAAAGGAAAATTCGAAATAGCAAACGGAGGGACAATATTTCTGGATGAAATAGGAAGCATATCCCAGAAGACACAGGTTGATTTGCTAAGAGTAATAGAAACGAAGAAATTCAGCAGGGTAGGCGGCAACGATCTTGTAGAGAGCGATTTCAGGTTGATAACCGCAACCAACGAGCAACTCGAAAAACTGATGGAAGAGGGTAAGTTCAGAAAGGATTTATACTACAGATTAAACGTGATTACAATAATACTTCCGCCGTTGAGAGAACGAAAAGACGACATTTCATTACTGGCTAATTACTTTCTGAAGAAATATTCCGAACTGATGAACAAGAATATAACCGGATTTACAGACGAAGCGATGGATTTTCTTTTGAAGTATGATTTTCCCGGAAATGTGAGGGAATTGGAGAACACGATTGAAAGGGCAATAGTAATCGGCAAAGGAAGAATAATACAGCTTGAAGATTTGAGCCTTGAAATTAACGGGGACGCATACGGGTTTGAAGATGATTCGGTTGGTAGTCTTGAAGATGTAGAAAAGAAGTATATAATAAAAGTACTGGGTGAAAACAAATGGAACATCTCGAAAAGTGCAGAGATACTGGGAGTTGAAAGAGTTACGCTTTACAACAAGATAAACAAGTACGGATTACGCAAGCTTAAGTAA
- a CDS encoding HAMP domain-containing sensor histidine kinase: MLHNNREDIYQIIKAVGREKGVKRVRIYNKTGVITYSTDSTELMKTVDMTAEACIVCHDKTSRKYVSSPVDSIRIFETENGERILGLINPIRNNKDCYTSECHAHSSKSTLLGVLDVMMTMKDADATVEENKKQTILSSVFITIIISGFVGVFILFLVNRPLKKLQEGINELGKGNWDYRILIRSRNELGEIAKEFNAMSKQLAEAYNEIKDWSENLNVKVEEKSKELKSIYEQVVQMEKMASLGKLSATVAHELNNPLEGILTYSKLILKKLGQLETNENIEKMSKYLKLIVDESSRCGNIVKDLLLFSHREVDAFSEYNLVEIVEKSTVLIEHHLEMNSIKLVKEFDIDSLVLTCNPQKLQQALLSLFINAIEAMTGKGGTLKVSLSHDGENAILRVTDTGPGIAERDLPFIFEPFFTTKDKLSGTGLGLSVVYGIVNSHKGSITVEKTSVMGTTFKIKIPIK; this comes from the coding sequence ATGCTACATAACAACAGAGAAGATATATACCAGATTATAAAGGCTGTTGGACGTGAAAAGGGTGTCAAAAGAGTACGGATATACAATAAGACAGGTGTCATTACATATTCGACAGATTCGACCGAGTTAATGAAGACAGTGGACATGACAGCAGAAGCGTGTATTGTTTGCCATGATAAGACATCAAGAAAGTACGTATCCTCGCCTGTTGACAGTATTAGGATTTTTGAGACGGAAAACGGAGAAAGGATACTTGGATTAATTAATCCAATCAGAAACAACAAAGATTGTTACACATCAGAATGTCATGCGCACAGTTCAAAGTCTACTTTACTCGGAGTACTTGATGTGATGATGACAATGAAGGATGCGGATGCAACAGTAGAAGAAAACAAGAAGCAGACGATATTATCATCTGTATTCATTACAATAATTATTTCGGGATTTGTAGGGGTATTTATATTATTCCTAGTTAACAGACCACTGAAGAAGCTGCAGGAAGGTATAAACGAACTTGGGAAGGGAAACTGGGATTACAGGATATTAATCAGGTCGCGGAACGAACTTGGAGAAATTGCGAAGGAATTTAACGCAATGTCGAAGCAGCTTGCAGAGGCATACAATGAGATTAAAGACTGGTCGGAGAATTTAAATGTTAAGGTTGAGGAAAAATCGAAGGAATTAAAATCAATTTATGAGCAAGTAGTGCAGATGGAAAAGATGGCATCGCTTGGTAAATTATCGGCAACCGTTGCACACGAACTCAATAATCCTCTTGAAGGGATACTTACTTACAGTAAGTTAATACTAAAGAAACTTGGGCAACTTGAAACGAATGAAAATATAGAGAAGATGAGCAAATACCTGAAACTAATAGTTGACGAATCATCACGATGCGGTAACATAGTAAAGGATTTGCTGTTATTTTCACACAGGGAAGTAGATGCTTTTTCAGAGTACAATCTTGTTGAAATAGTCGAGAAGAGCACGGTTCTCATAGAGCATCACCTTGAGATGAATAGTATAAAGCTTGTGAAGGAGTTTGATATTGATTCGCTGGTATTGACATGTAATCCACAGAAACTCCAGCAAGCACTTTTATCATTGTTCATAAATGCAATTGAAGCAATGACAGGCAAAGGCGGCACACTTAAAGTATCCCTGTCGCATGACGGTGAAAATGCGATTTTACGTGTAACAGATACAGGTCCGGGAATAGCAGAAAGAGACTTACCATTTATATTTGAGCCTTTTTTCACAACAAAAGATAAATTAAGCGGTACAGGATTAGGGCTGTCGGTTGTTTACGGAATAGTGAATTCACACAAAGGATCGATAACAGTAGAAAAAACCTCAGTAATGGGAACGACATTTAAAATAAAAATACCTATAAAATAA
- a CDS encoding lysylphosphatidylglycerol synthase transmembrane domain-containing protein, translating into MKKTKTIFKFTLLTVLLLFFMYLAFKDVDFERLLLELSRTSYIYAIVGMLIGTFLGSYIRAWRWKYLLDPLKPNIKVYCLFPSVMIGYMMNALIPRGGEVARPVLTAQKEGISKASTFGTIVVERIIDMLTMFFVFGFCLFFFREKISVAFYPYDIEMISLWSSLVILAFVFVVVLMIFNLEKTEDIIETITKRILPAKYQPKIQKIFISLINGFLFVKHPKSYFYIFFTSALIWISYALSTYLSFFAFGIDLTYLDANLILVIMSFAMTLPLPGNSAGSYYLFVKTALVSIYGINPETAIGYAIVCHLLGFLGIMVSGFYFSLKENYKFSTGFGEDSN; encoded by the coding sequence ATGAAAAAAACAAAGACAATATTTAAATTCACTTTACTTACAGTTCTTTTACTGTTTTTCATGTATCTTGCTTTTAAGGACGTTGATTTTGAGCGTCTACTTCTGGAACTTTCAAGAACGAGTTATATTTATGCAATTGTAGGTATGCTTATTGGTACGTTTCTTGGCAGTTATATTAGAGCCTGGCGGTGGAAATATCTTTTAGATCCTTTAAAGCCAAACATTAAGGTTTACTGTCTTTTCCCGTCTGTAATGATAGGTTACATGATGAACGCTCTTATTCCAAGGGGAGGAGAAGTTGCAAGACCAGTATTAACTGCTCAGAAAGAGGGAATTTCTAAAGCCTCAACGTTTGGTACTATCGTGGTGGAGCGTATTATTGATATGCTGACAATGTTTTTTGTTTTTGGATTTTGTCTGTTCTTTTTCAGAGAAAAGATATCAGTAGCATTCTATCCATACGATATAGAAATGATTTCATTATGGTCATCATTGGTAATATTAGCGTTTGTATTCGTGGTTGTATTGATGATCTTCAACCTTGAAAAGACAGAAGACATAATAGAAACGATAACAAAAAGGATTTTACCGGCAAAATATCAACCAAAGATTCAAAAAATATTCATATCACTTATAAACGGATTTCTGTTTGTAAAGCATCCAAAGTCATATTTTTACATATTTTTTACTTCAGCTCTTATTTGGATTAGTTATGCTTTATCGACTTATCTTTCATTCTTTGCTTTTGGAATAGACCTTACATACCTTGACGCGAACCTAATTTTGGTAATAATGTCATTTGCAATGACCTTACCATTACCCGGGAACAGTGCCGGTTCATATTATTTGTTTGTAAAAACTGCATTAGTAAGCATATACGGGATTAATCCTGAGACAGCTATCGGGTATGCAATAGTATGTCATTTGTTAGGATTCTTAGGTATTATGGTTTCAGGATTCTACTTTTCGTTAAAAGAGAACTACAAATTCAGTACAGGTTTCGGTGAAGACTCCAACTGA
- a CDS encoding copper homeostasis protein CutC produces MLFELAVFDYNTAQNAYSANVNRIELCENYNEGGITPDISFLKKVLTLGNIDIFVMIRCRSGNFVFNNDEVNFMLNQINLFKKLNIQGFVFGALTSDSKVDIESCRSVINAAHPLPVTFHRAFDHCSDMHKSAEKIISLGFKRILTSGGKPNAFEGRFIIKNLISIYGNQIIFIPGGGIRNHNLKEIIKTTSASEFHSSVILTH; encoded by the coding sequence ATGTTATTTGAACTCGCAGTTTTCGACTATAATACAGCACAGAACGCTTATTCAGCAAATGTGAACAGAATAGAACTGTGCGAAAATTATAATGAAGGAGGAATCACTCCTGACATTTCTTTTCTAAAAAAAGTTCTCACTCTTGGTAATATCGATATTTTCGTAATGATAAGATGCCGCAGCGGAAATTTTGTTTTCAATAATGATGAGGTAAACTTCATGCTTAATCAAATTAATCTATTCAAAAAATTAAATATTCAAGGTTTCGTCTTCGGCGCATTGACATCCGATTCAAAAGTTGACATCGAATCCTGCCGCTCTGTCATAAATGCAGCTCATCCCCTCCCCGTTACATTTCACAGAGCCTTCGACCATTGCTCAGATATGCATAAATCAGCAGAAAAAATCATCAGTTTAGGCTTTAAACGAATTCTAACTTCCGGAGGAAAACCAAACGCTTTCGAAGGCAGATTCATCATAAAAAACTTAATCTCTATATACGGCAATCAAATTATCTTTATCCCTGGCGGTGGTATCCGTAATCACAACCTCAAAGAAATAATCAAGACTACAAGCGCCTCAGAATTCCATTCCTCAGTTATCCTCACACATTGA